One Stigmatopora nigra isolate UIUO_SnigA chromosome 1, RoL_Snig_1.1, whole genome shotgun sequence DNA segment encodes these proteins:
- the trak2 gene encoding trafficking kinesin-binding protein 2 isoform X1 encodes MFEVKQRAVDKKESSTETDEGLGSSSIPYSSVGSTSVESGSFYLSDSQDWVVSPSCSPDEGPTHQTAVSPMLAEETFRYMAYLSLDHAAHSHSASHNFSKVLSSDRVEQMTKTYNDIEVVTHLLAERDRDLELAARIGQSLLQRNNFLQERNEAVEEQLAQTLDQVHQLQHELSKKDELLRMVANASEECEGDSNASTPLMHPQLGGGSAAVALSQLESMQFKLQELEEENLTLRTEASQLKKDTITYEEKEQKLVSDCVKEIRHTNSQMVSMTDELSQKNEELVRHQEEIAQLLSQIVELQHRVKELALEKEELRIHLQASKEAQRQLTAELNELAERNAECVEMLHESQVEIRELRDKNNSPSGMRRHLSYGLYPMVRDCPFKEHSLMINILLINVFFLHMQDSLAAEIEGTMRKELCVDEETAFQDQRVCQKRVFQTVRSINASTPRPPSATPPIPGSGRNSLVMTAQPFPSAKGDEVPLGQPGSPGGNDLTKALHRLSLRRQNCLSEHQFFKAEREKKLRTLARAEAHDAGSGCSSPTGSTFSSFSNLSELSIGSSVFKTFLPEKLQIVKPMEGSLTLHHWQQLAKPHLATILDPHPGVVTKGFRPLAQDTVYRLNDMEEDGEDDVYPKGETGVLEKGAAERGKEEDEEEGGIVFKVRSSSTPEEKKDRKHPTAPPPVTPLSPTGPLNVTVTETSCPTSQAATNVSTTTVQSSTSVSVRNPVRCQSSTFSTYTFTTCRILHPCDVTQVTNSSSQSSLNANTPSSMRTGPSTPLTPCRLSLGDAFPPRRPPVAASGLAKLVLERGISAQVSVESPALCAKPKPPQPLLRLLPGTPPNSPSPSPGSECRQNLADTFLASRPAELFLRDVYGLNLGRSAHPDLPSPSREDTTLGPPPDLPNVSLLDKLRQMGFTKGPQASPTFVSAGGGSLLDGLRRNQSLPAMIGARAGKSVVRPVHPPHPTSLALPPPSWGTLKERRTLNDRARSGES; translated from the exons TGAGGGCTTGGGGAGCAGCAGCATTCCATACAGCTCAGTTGGTTCTACTTCGGTGGAATCCGGGTCGTTTTACTTGTCAGACAGCCAGGACTGGGTAGTTTCCCCCAGTTGTTCCCCAGATGAAGGCCCTACCCATCAAACCGCCGTCTCTCCCATGCTGGCCGAGGAGACTTTCCGCTACATGG CATATCTATCTTTGGACCACGCTGCTCATTCACACTCTGCCTCCCACAACTTCTCTAAAG TCCTCAGTTCCGATCGTGTGGAGCAAATGACCAAGACGTACAATGACATTGAAGTGGTTACTCATCTACTGGCTGAG CGCGACAGAGACCTGGAGTTGGCGGCACGGATTGGACAATCGCTACTGCAGAGGAACAACTTCCTGCAAGAGCGCAATGAGGCTGTGGAAGAGCAGCTAGCGCAGACCCTGGACCAG GTTCACCAACTCCAGCACGAACTCAGTAAAAAAGATGAGTTGCTGCGGATGGTGGCCAATGCCTCAGAGGAGTGTGAGGGCGACTCCAATGCATCGACCCCTCTCATGCATCCCCAGTTGGGCGGTGGATCTGCCGCTGTCGCTCTCAGCCAGCTTGAGTCAATGCAGTTTAAGCTGCAGGAGCTGGAAGAGGAGAACCTGACTCTTAGGACTGAG GCCAGCCAATTGAAGAAAGACACCATCACCTATGAAGAGAAGGAACAGAAACTTGTGAGCGACTGTGTCAAAGAGATAC GGCACACTAACAGCCAGATGGTATCCATGACTGATGAACTGTCCCAAAAGAATGAGGAGTTGGTTAGACACCAGGAGGAGATTGCTCAGTTGCTTTCTCAAATTGTGGAGCTGCAACATCGGGTGAAAGAG CTGGCTCTGGAGAAAGAGGAGCTGCGGATTCACTTGCAGGCTTCAAAAGAGGCCCAGAGACAACTCACTGCTGAG TTGAATGAGCTGGCAGAGAGGAATGCTGAGTGTGTCGAAATGCTACATGAGTCCCAAGTGGAAATCAGGGAACTCCGTGACAAAAACAATTCCCCATCTGGTATGCGACGGCATCTTTCCTATGGACTCTACCCCATGGTGAGAGACTGCCCCTTTAAAGAACATAGCCTAATGATCAATATTCTACtcataaatgtcttttttttgcatatgcaGGATTCACTGGCTGCTGAGATTGAAGGCACAATGAGAAAAGAACTCTGTGTTGACGAAGAGACTGCATTTCAAGATCAAAG GGTTTGCCAGAAGCGCGTCTTCCAGACAGTCCGCAGCATCAATGCTTCGACTCCCCGACCACCTTCAGCCACCCCGCCAATTCCTGGTTCTGGTAGGAACTCTCTGGTGATGACTGCACAGCCCTTTCCTTCTGCTAAGGG AGATGAGGTCCCACTGGGCCAGCCAGGCTCTCCGGGAGGAAACGACCTTACAAAAGCCCTGCATCGTCTATCACTAAGACGGCAGAACTGTTTGTCCGAGCATCAGTTCTTCAAGGCTGAGCGGGAGAAAAAACTGCGGACCTTGGCTAGGGCGGAGGCTCACGACGCGGGAAGCGGCTGCAGCTCACCAACAGGCAGCACGTTCTCCTCCTTTTCCAACCTATCAGAACTCTCCATTGGCTCCAGTGTCTTCAAGACCTTCCTGCCAGAGAAGCTTCAAATCGTCAAGCCTATGGAAG GCTCACTGACCCTCCACCATTGGCAGCAGCTAGCCAAACCCCACCTAGCTACTATCCTGGACCCTCACCCAGGCGTTGTCACCAAGGGCTTCCGACCACTCGCCCAAGATACTGTTTACCGCCTGAACGACATGGAGGAAGATGGGGAGGATGACGTGTACCCCAAAGGGGAGACCGGCGTCTTGGAGAAAGGCGCTGCGGAAAGAGGAAaagaggaagacgaggaggaagGAGGCATTGTTTTCAAAGTACGCAGCTCATCTACGCCTGAGGAGAAGAAAGACAGAAAGCATCCAACCGCTCCTCCCCCTGTCACTCCTCTCTCACCGACCGGGCCATTAAACGTCACCGTCACTGAGACGTCCTGTCCGACGTCTCAGGCTGCTACAAATGTTTCCACGACAACAGTCCAGTCCAGTACATCAGTCTCAG TCCGAAACCCTGTCAGATGCCAGAGCTCCACTTTTTCCACCTACACTTTTACCACCTGCCGTATCCTGCACCCATGTGATGTCACACAAGTCACTAACAG CAGTTCACAGTCTTCTCTCAATGCCAACACCCCCAGTTCCATGAGGACCGGACCCAGCACCCCTCTAACTCCTTGCCGCCTAAGCCTGGGAGATGCCTTTCCTCCTCGACGTCCCCCTGTGGCCGCTAGTGGTTTGGCAAAGTTGGTCCTGGAGCGTGGCATTTCGGCTCAAGTGTCCGTAGAAAGCCCTGCATTATGTGCAAAACCCAAGCCCCCGCAAcccctcctccgcctcctcccagGCACGCCCCCCAACTCTCCCTCGCCCTCACCCGGATCCGAGTGCCGCCAGAACTTGGCCGACACCTTCCTGGCGTCGAGGCCGGCGGAGCTGTTCCTGCGAGACGTTTACGGCTTGAACCTCGGCCGTTCCGCGCATCCCGACCTACCCAGCCCCTCGAGGGAAGACACCACTCTTGGGCCACCCCCGGATTTGCCTAACGTCAGCCTTCTGGATAAATTGCGTCAAATGGGATTTACAAAAGGCCCTCAGGCCTCGCCCACATTTGTGTCGGCAGGAGGCGGTAGCCTACTGGACGGTCTGAGGCGCAACCAAAGCCTTCCGGCAATGATCGGAGCACGTGCAGGAAAGTCGGTGGTCCGCCCCGTGCATCCCCCTCACCCGACGTCCCTTGCGCTACCCCCACCTTCTTGGGGAACCCTCAAAGAAAGACGCACATTGAATGATCGGGCACGTTCAGGTGAATCCTAA
- the trak2 gene encoding trafficking kinesin-binding protein 2 isoform X2: protein MFEVKQRAVDKKESSTETDEGLGSSSIPYSSVGSTSVESGSFYLSDSQDWVVSPSCSPDEGPTHQTAVSPMLAEETFRYMAYLSLDHAAHSHSASHNFSKVLSSDRVEQMTKTYNDIEVVTHLLAERDRDLELAARIGQSLLQRNNFLQERNEAVEEQLAQTLDQVHQLQHELSKKDELLRMVANASEECEGDSNASTPLMHPQLGGGSAAVALSQLESMQFKLQELEEENLTLRTEASQLKKDTITYEEKEQKLVSDCVKEIRHTNSQMVSMTDELSQKNEELVRHQEEIAQLLSQIVELQHRVKELALEKEELRIHLQASKEAQRQLTAELNELAERNAECVEMLHESQVEIRELRDKNNSPSGMRRHLSYGLYPMVRDCPFKEHSLMINILLINVFFLHMQDSLAAEIEGTMRKELCVDEETAFQDQRVCQKRVFQTVRSINASTPRPPSATPPIPGSGRNSLVMTAQPFPSAKGDEVPLGQPGSPGGNDLTKALHRLSLRRQNCLSEHQFFKAEREKKLRTLARAEAHDAGSGCSSPTGSTFSSFSNLSELSIGSSVFKTFLPEKLQIVKPMEGSLTLHHWQQLAKPHLATILDPHPGVVTKGFRPLAQDTVYRLNDMEEDGEDDVYPKGETGVLEKGAAERGKEEDEEEGGIVFKVRSSSTPEEKKDRKHPTAPPPVTPLSPTGPLNVTVTETSCPTSQAATNVSTTTVQSSTSVSVRNPVRCQSSTFSTYTFTTCRILHPCDVTQVTNSSQSSLNANTPSSMRTGPSTPLTPCRLSLGDAFPPRRPPVAASGLAKLVLERGISAQVSVESPALCAKPKPPQPLLRLLPGTPPNSPSPSPGSECRQNLADTFLASRPAELFLRDVYGLNLGRSAHPDLPSPSREDTTLGPPPDLPNVSLLDKLRQMGFTKGPQASPTFVSAGGGSLLDGLRRNQSLPAMIGARAGKSVVRPVHPPHPTSLALPPPSWGTLKERRTLNDRARSGES from the exons TGAGGGCTTGGGGAGCAGCAGCATTCCATACAGCTCAGTTGGTTCTACTTCGGTGGAATCCGGGTCGTTTTACTTGTCAGACAGCCAGGACTGGGTAGTTTCCCCCAGTTGTTCCCCAGATGAAGGCCCTACCCATCAAACCGCCGTCTCTCCCATGCTGGCCGAGGAGACTTTCCGCTACATGG CATATCTATCTTTGGACCACGCTGCTCATTCACACTCTGCCTCCCACAACTTCTCTAAAG TCCTCAGTTCCGATCGTGTGGAGCAAATGACCAAGACGTACAATGACATTGAAGTGGTTACTCATCTACTGGCTGAG CGCGACAGAGACCTGGAGTTGGCGGCACGGATTGGACAATCGCTACTGCAGAGGAACAACTTCCTGCAAGAGCGCAATGAGGCTGTGGAAGAGCAGCTAGCGCAGACCCTGGACCAG GTTCACCAACTCCAGCACGAACTCAGTAAAAAAGATGAGTTGCTGCGGATGGTGGCCAATGCCTCAGAGGAGTGTGAGGGCGACTCCAATGCATCGACCCCTCTCATGCATCCCCAGTTGGGCGGTGGATCTGCCGCTGTCGCTCTCAGCCAGCTTGAGTCAATGCAGTTTAAGCTGCAGGAGCTGGAAGAGGAGAACCTGACTCTTAGGACTGAG GCCAGCCAATTGAAGAAAGACACCATCACCTATGAAGAGAAGGAACAGAAACTTGTGAGCGACTGTGTCAAAGAGATAC GGCACACTAACAGCCAGATGGTATCCATGACTGATGAACTGTCCCAAAAGAATGAGGAGTTGGTTAGACACCAGGAGGAGATTGCTCAGTTGCTTTCTCAAATTGTGGAGCTGCAACATCGGGTGAAAGAG CTGGCTCTGGAGAAAGAGGAGCTGCGGATTCACTTGCAGGCTTCAAAAGAGGCCCAGAGACAACTCACTGCTGAG TTGAATGAGCTGGCAGAGAGGAATGCTGAGTGTGTCGAAATGCTACATGAGTCCCAAGTGGAAATCAGGGAACTCCGTGACAAAAACAATTCCCCATCTGGTATGCGACGGCATCTTTCCTATGGACTCTACCCCATGGTGAGAGACTGCCCCTTTAAAGAACATAGCCTAATGATCAATATTCTACtcataaatgtcttttttttgcatatgcaGGATTCACTGGCTGCTGAGATTGAAGGCACAATGAGAAAAGAACTCTGTGTTGACGAAGAGACTGCATTTCAAGATCAAAG GGTTTGCCAGAAGCGCGTCTTCCAGACAGTCCGCAGCATCAATGCTTCGACTCCCCGACCACCTTCAGCCACCCCGCCAATTCCTGGTTCTGGTAGGAACTCTCTGGTGATGACTGCACAGCCCTTTCCTTCTGCTAAGGG AGATGAGGTCCCACTGGGCCAGCCAGGCTCTCCGGGAGGAAACGACCTTACAAAAGCCCTGCATCGTCTATCACTAAGACGGCAGAACTGTTTGTCCGAGCATCAGTTCTTCAAGGCTGAGCGGGAGAAAAAACTGCGGACCTTGGCTAGGGCGGAGGCTCACGACGCGGGAAGCGGCTGCAGCTCACCAACAGGCAGCACGTTCTCCTCCTTTTCCAACCTATCAGAACTCTCCATTGGCTCCAGTGTCTTCAAGACCTTCCTGCCAGAGAAGCTTCAAATCGTCAAGCCTATGGAAG GCTCACTGACCCTCCACCATTGGCAGCAGCTAGCCAAACCCCACCTAGCTACTATCCTGGACCCTCACCCAGGCGTTGTCACCAAGGGCTTCCGACCACTCGCCCAAGATACTGTTTACCGCCTGAACGACATGGAGGAAGATGGGGAGGATGACGTGTACCCCAAAGGGGAGACCGGCGTCTTGGAGAAAGGCGCTGCGGAAAGAGGAAaagaggaagacgaggaggaagGAGGCATTGTTTTCAAAGTACGCAGCTCATCTACGCCTGAGGAGAAGAAAGACAGAAAGCATCCAACCGCTCCTCCCCCTGTCACTCCTCTCTCACCGACCGGGCCATTAAACGTCACCGTCACTGAGACGTCCTGTCCGACGTCTCAGGCTGCTACAAATGTTTCCACGACAACAGTCCAGTCCAGTACATCAGTCTCAG TCCGAAACCCTGTCAGATGCCAGAGCTCCACTTTTTCCACCTACACTTTTACCACCTGCCGTATCCTGCACCCATGTGATGTCACACAAGTCACTAACAG TTCACAGTCTTCTCTCAATGCCAACACCCCCAGTTCCATGAGGACCGGACCCAGCACCCCTCTAACTCCTTGCCGCCTAAGCCTGGGAGATGCCTTTCCTCCTCGACGTCCCCCTGTGGCCGCTAGTGGTTTGGCAAAGTTGGTCCTGGAGCGTGGCATTTCGGCTCAAGTGTCCGTAGAAAGCCCTGCATTATGTGCAAAACCCAAGCCCCCGCAAcccctcctccgcctcctcccagGCACGCCCCCCAACTCTCCCTCGCCCTCACCCGGATCCGAGTGCCGCCAGAACTTGGCCGACACCTTCCTGGCGTCGAGGCCGGCGGAGCTGTTCCTGCGAGACGTTTACGGCTTGAACCTCGGCCGTTCCGCGCATCCCGACCTACCCAGCCCCTCGAGGGAAGACACCACTCTTGGGCCACCCCCGGATTTGCCTAACGTCAGCCTTCTGGATAAATTGCGTCAAATGGGATTTACAAAAGGCCCTCAGGCCTCGCCCACATTTGTGTCGGCAGGAGGCGGTAGCCTACTGGACGGTCTGAGGCGCAACCAAAGCCTTCCGGCAATGATCGGAGCACGTGCAGGAAAGTCGGTGGTCCGCCCCGTGCATCCCCCTCACCCGACGTCCCTTGCGCTACCCCCACCTTCTTGGGGAACCCTCAAAGAAAGACGCACATTGAATGATCGGGCACGTTCAGGTGAATCCTAA
- the trak2 gene encoding trafficking kinesin-binding protein 2 isoform X4 — MFEVKQRAVDKKESSTETDEGLGSSSIPYSSVGSTSVESGSFYLSDSQDWVVSPSCSPDEGPTHQTAVSPMLAEETFRYMAYLSLDHAAHSHSASHNFSKVLSSDRVEQMTKTYNDIEVVTHLLAERDRDLELAARIGQSLLQRNNFLQERNEAVEEQLAQTLDQVHQLQHELSKKDELLRMVANASEECEGDSNASTPLMHPQLGGGSAAVALSQLESMQFKLQELEEENLTLRTEASQLKKDTITYEEKEQKLVSDCVKEIRHTNSQMVSMTDELSQKNEELVRHQEEIAQLLSQIVELQHRVKELALEKEELRIHLQASKEAQRQLTAELNELAERNAECVEMLHESQVEIRELRDKNNSPSGMRRHLSYGLYPMDSLAAEIEGTMRKELCVDEETAFQDQRVCQKRVFQTVRSINASTPRPPSATPPIPGSGRNSLVMTAQPFPSAKGDEVPLGQPGSPGGNDLTKALHRLSLRRQNCLSEHQFFKAEREKKLRTLARAEAHDAGSGCSSPTGSTFSSFSNLSELSIGSSVFKTFLPEKLQIVKPMEGSLTLHHWQQLAKPHLATILDPHPGVVTKGFRPLAQDTVYRLNDMEEDGEDDVYPKGETGVLEKGAAERGKEEDEEEGGIVFKVRSSSTPEEKKDRKHPTAPPPVTPLSPTGPLNVTVTETSCPTSQAATNVSTTTVQSSTSVSVRNPVRCQSSTFSTYTFTTCRILHPCDVTQVTNSSSQSSLNANTPSSMRTGPSTPLTPCRLSLGDAFPPRRPPVAASGLAKLVLERGISAQVSVESPALCAKPKPPQPLLRLLPGTPPNSPSPSPGSECRQNLADTFLASRPAELFLRDVYGLNLGRSAHPDLPSPSREDTTLGPPPDLPNVSLLDKLRQMGFTKGPQASPTFVSAGGGSLLDGLRRNQSLPAMIGARAGKSVVRPVHPPHPTSLALPPPSWGTLKERRTLNDRARSGES; from the exons TGAGGGCTTGGGGAGCAGCAGCATTCCATACAGCTCAGTTGGTTCTACTTCGGTGGAATCCGGGTCGTTTTACTTGTCAGACAGCCAGGACTGGGTAGTTTCCCCCAGTTGTTCCCCAGATGAAGGCCCTACCCATCAAACCGCCGTCTCTCCCATGCTGGCCGAGGAGACTTTCCGCTACATGG CATATCTATCTTTGGACCACGCTGCTCATTCACACTCTGCCTCCCACAACTTCTCTAAAG TCCTCAGTTCCGATCGTGTGGAGCAAATGACCAAGACGTACAATGACATTGAAGTGGTTACTCATCTACTGGCTGAG CGCGACAGAGACCTGGAGTTGGCGGCACGGATTGGACAATCGCTACTGCAGAGGAACAACTTCCTGCAAGAGCGCAATGAGGCTGTGGAAGAGCAGCTAGCGCAGACCCTGGACCAG GTTCACCAACTCCAGCACGAACTCAGTAAAAAAGATGAGTTGCTGCGGATGGTGGCCAATGCCTCAGAGGAGTGTGAGGGCGACTCCAATGCATCGACCCCTCTCATGCATCCCCAGTTGGGCGGTGGATCTGCCGCTGTCGCTCTCAGCCAGCTTGAGTCAATGCAGTTTAAGCTGCAGGAGCTGGAAGAGGAGAACCTGACTCTTAGGACTGAG GCCAGCCAATTGAAGAAAGACACCATCACCTATGAAGAGAAGGAACAGAAACTTGTGAGCGACTGTGTCAAAGAGATAC GGCACACTAACAGCCAGATGGTATCCATGACTGATGAACTGTCCCAAAAGAATGAGGAGTTGGTTAGACACCAGGAGGAGATTGCTCAGTTGCTTTCTCAAATTGTGGAGCTGCAACATCGGGTGAAAGAG CTGGCTCTGGAGAAAGAGGAGCTGCGGATTCACTTGCAGGCTTCAAAAGAGGCCCAGAGACAACTCACTGCTGAG TTGAATGAGCTGGCAGAGAGGAATGCTGAGTGTGTCGAAATGCTACATGAGTCCCAAGTGGAAATCAGGGAACTCCGTGACAAAAACAATTCCCCATCTGGTATGCGACGGCATCTTTCCTATGGACTCTACCCCATG GATTCACTGGCTGCTGAGATTGAAGGCACAATGAGAAAAGAACTCTGTGTTGACGAAGAGACTGCATTTCAAGATCAAAG GGTTTGCCAGAAGCGCGTCTTCCAGACAGTCCGCAGCATCAATGCTTCGACTCCCCGACCACCTTCAGCCACCCCGCCAATTCCTGGTTCTGGTAGGAACTCTCTGGTGATGACTGCACAGCCCTTTCCTTCTGCTAAGGG AGATGAGGTCCCACTGGGCCAGCCAGGCTCTCCGGGAGGAAACGACCTTACAAAAGCCCTGCATCGTCTATCACTAAGACGGCAGAACTGTTTGTCCGAGCATCAGTTCTTCAAGGCTGAGCGGGAGAAAAAACTGCGGACCTTGGCTAGGGCGGAGGCTCACGACGCGGGAAGCGGCTGCAGCTCACCAACAGGCAGCACGTTCTCCTCCTTTTCCAACCTATCAGAACTCTCCATTGGCTCCAGTGTCTTCAAGACCTTCCTGCCAGAGAAGCTTCAAATCGTCAAGCCTATGGAAG GCTCACTGACCCTCCACCATTGGCAGCAGCTAGCCAAACCCCACCTAGCTACTATCCTGGACCCTCACCCAGGCGTTGTCACCAAGGGCTTCCGACCACTCGCCCAAGATACTGTTTACCGCCTGAACGACATGGAGGAAGATGGGGAGGATGACGTGTACCCCAAAGGGGAGACCGGCGTCTTGGAGAAAGGCGCTGCGGAAAGAGGAAaagaggaagacgaggaggaagGAGGCATTGTTTTCAAAGTACGCAGCTCATCTACGCCTGAGGAGAAGAAAGACAGAAAGCATCCAACCGCTCCTCCCCCTGTCACTCCTCTCTCACCGACCGGGCCATTAAACGTCACCGTCACTGAGACGTCCTGTCCGACGTCTCAGGCTGCTACAAATGTTTCCACGACAACAGTCCAGTCCAGTACATCAGTCTCAG TCCGAAACCCTGTCAGATGCCAGAGCTCCACTTTTTCCACCTACACTTTTACCACCTGCCGTATCCTGCACCCATGTGATGTCACACAAGTCACTAACAG CAGTTCACAGTCTTCTCTCAATGCCAACACCCCCAGTTCCATGAGGACCGGACCCAGCACCCCTCTAACTCCTTGCCGCCTAAGCCTGGGAGATGCCTTTCCTCCTCGACGTCCCCCTGTGGCCGCTAGTGGTTTGGCAAAGTTGGTCCTGGAGCGTGGCATTTCGGCTCAAGTGTCCGTAGAAAGCCCTGCATTATGTGCAAAACCCAAGCCCCCGCAAcccctcctccgcctcctcccagGCACGCCCCCCAACTCTCCCTCGCCCTCACCCGGATCCGAGTGCCGCCAGAACTTGGCCGACACCTTCCTGGCGTCGAGGCCGGCGGAGCTGTTCCTGCGAGACGTTTACGGCTTGAACCTCGGCCGTTCCGCGCATCCCGACCTACCCAGCCCCTCGAGGGAAGACACCACTCTTGGGCCACCCCCGGATTTGCCTAACGTCAGCCTTCTGGATAAATTGCGTCAAATGGGATTTACAAAAGGCCCTCAGGCCTCGCCCACATTTGTGTCGGCAGGAGGCGGTAGCCTACTGGACGGTCTGAGGCGCAACCAAAGCCTTCCGGCAATGATCGGAGCACGTGCAGGAAAGTCGGTGGTCCGCCCCGTGCATCCCCCTCACCCGACGTCCCTTGCGCTACCCCCACCTTCTTGGGGAACCCTCAAAGAAAGACGCACATTGAATGATCGGGCACGTTCAGGTGAATCCTAA